A window of Methanobacteriaceae archaeon contains these coding sequences:
- a CDS encoding DUF429 domain-containing protein gives MRKLKILGIDLAGKPDNPSGVCILEADENKFCEVSLSTLYSDKEILDKINSIQPSLIVMDAPLSLPKGRCCLDKNCECAVGGHFRQSEREIRVYGPVLPLTFTGMKMLTLRGVGLAQVLREKYLLKETHPRTVQKILGLENLKTDLERYFQIPLNSTSHELDAVLAALCGLYYLNESYVELGDVDEGTIIIPKDKN, from the coding sequence ATGAGGAAATTAAAAATTTTAGGAATAGATCTTGCTGGTAAACCTGATAATCCCAGTGGAGTTTGCATTTTAGAAGCAGATGAGAATAAATTTTGCGAGGTAAGTTTGTCTACCCTTTATTCAGATAAGGAAATATTAGATAAGATTAATTCCATTCAACCATCTTTAATTGTAATGGATGCACCTCTTTCACTACCTAAAGGACGTTGCTGTCTGGATAAAAATTGTGAATGTGCAGTAGGCGGGCATTTCCGCCAATCAGAACGTGAAATACGTGTTTACGGACCAGTACTTCCATTGACCTTTACTGGGATGAAAATGTTGACATTGAGGGGTGTTGGTTTGGCTCAAGTTCTCAGAGAAAAATATCTATTAAAAGAGACCCATCCGCGCACAGTTCAAAAGATACTCGGTTTGGAGAATTTGAAAACAGATCTGGAGAGATATTTCCAAATTCCCTTGAACTCCACTTCACACGAACTTGACGCGGTATTAGCTGCTTTATGCGGATTGTATTATCTTAATGAATCTTATGTTGAATTAGGAGATGTGGATGAAGGTACAATAATTATTCCCAAAGATAAAAATTGA